A window from Pokkaliibacter sp. MBI-7 encodes these proteins:
- a CDS encoding DUF4433 domain-containing protein has product MDYVPFYFTPFSPMLLNITSGRGVPQRTSDQIVLLVSSLHRVRELGLNYLFTDMHAYYQWASFYHDLADLQRIDWPILQARNFSRDVNDPAKFERYQAEALIHRHCPVEAVRV; this is encoded by the coding sequence ATTGACTATGTACCGTTTTACTTCACACCATTTTCGCCCATGCTGCTTAATATCACGTCAGGGCGTGGTGTGCCTCAACGCACAAGCGACCAGATTGTGCTGCTGGTATCGTCACTGCATCGTGTTCGCGAGCTGGGCCTGAACTATCTTTTCACCGACATGCATGCCTACTACCAGTGGGCATCGTTTTACCACGACCTGGCCGACTTGCAGCGTATTGACTGGCCTATTCTGCAAGCCCGCAACTTCAGCAGGGACGTCAATGACCCTGCCAAGTTTGAGCGGTATCAGGCCGAGGCACTAATACATCGCCACTGCCCGGTGGAAGCAGTGCGGGTATGA
- a CDS encoding DarT ssDNA thymidine ADP-ribosyltransferase family protein, with translation MSYNYSATLNPEKALIWRIVHRDNIPWLLDNGLHCGNSTVTCPTWTPIGNPELISKRATHPVPFTPGGYLN, from the coding sequence ATGAGCTATAACTACAGTGCCACCCTTAACCCGGAGAAAGCCCTGATCTGGCGTATTGTGCACCGTGACAATATCCCCTGGCTGCTGGATAACGGTTTGCATTGTGGCAACAGCACCGTGACTTGCCCCACATGGACTCCAATTGGCAACCCAGAGCTGATCAGCAAGCGTGCTACCCACCCTGTACCCTTCACGCCCGGTGGCTATCTGAATTGA
- a CDS encoding macro domain-containing protein, with the protein MIRYTQGNLLEAPAEALVNTVNTVNTVGVMGKGIALMFKERFPQNMDAYSKACKAGEVVTGKMFVTETGELMGPRWIINFPTKQHWCGKSQLAWIEAGLTDLRHFIVTHQVRSITIPPPSAQATVA; encoded by the coding sequence ATGATTCGCTACACACAAGGCAACCTGCTGGAAGCCCCCGCCGAGGCACTGGTCAACACGGTCAACACGGTCAACACAGTGGGCGTTATGGGCAAAGGAATTGCGCTGATGTTCAAGGAGCGCTTCCCCCAGAACATGGACGCTTATAGCAAGGCTTGCAAAGCCGGAGAAGTCGTCACCGGCAAGATGTTTGTTACCGAAACCGGCGAACTGATGGGGCCACGCTGGATTATCAACTTCCCGACCAAGCAGCATTGGTGTGGCAAGTCACAACTAGCCTGGATTGAAGCCGGGCTGACTGACCTGCGCCACTTTATTGTCACCCATCAGGTGCGCTCCATTACCATCCCCCCCCCCTCGGCACAGGCAACGGTGGCCTGA